The following are encoded together in the Roseobacter denitrificans OCh 114 genome:
- the doeB gene encoding N(2)-acetyl-L-2,4-diaminobutanoate deacetylase DoeB — protein MGDTAVHSSVDFNAEGVQHGHLRLPHSRDDSAWGSILTPICVIKNGAGPTALLSGGNHGDEYEGPIALHHLARDLAPHQINGRVIILPSMSHPAFLAGTRTSPVDGVNMNRAFPGRVDGSPTQKMADYVQRILLPMADVVLDFHSGGKTLNFLPFAASHILENKEQEARCRAARDAFNAPYSLEMREIDARGMYDHAAESQGKTFVTTELAGGGTATPETVRIARDGLRNLLIHAGIMEGTPSRAPSIQLTQPDDACFHFAQTGGLVDFKTGLGQQVACGDLIAEIWEPGATGRVPLQVLAQRSGLMIARHHPGLIQPGDCLAVLAVQVDA, from the coding sequence ATGGGCGACACAGCGGTCCATTCATCGGTCGATTTCAATGCAGAGGGGGTGCAGCACGGGCACCTGCGCCTGCCCCATAGCCGGGATGACAGCGCGTGGGGGTCGATCCTGACCCCGATCTGCGTGATCAAGAATGGCGCAGGGCCCACGGCATTGCTCAGCGGTGGCAATCATGGCGATGAATACGAAGGGCCAATTGCCCTGCATCATCTGGCGCGCGATCTGGCACCGCATCAGATCAACGGGCGGGTGATTATCCTGCCTTCCATGAGCCATCCGGCCTTTCTGGCAGGCACACGCACCTCGCCCGTGGACGGGGTAAACATGAACCGGGCTTTCCCCGGCCGGGTCGATGGCAGCCCGACACAAAAGATGGCCGATTACGTCCAGCGTATCCTGCTGCCCATGGCAGATGTCGTGCTGGATTTCCATTCGGGCGGCAAGACGCTGAATTTCCTGCCCTTTGCAGCCTCGCACATCCTTGAGAACAAGGAACAGGAGGCCCGCTGTCGGGCGGCCCGTGATGCATTCAACGCGCCCTATAGCCTTGAGATGCGCGAAATAGATGCGCGCGGCATGTATGATCATGCGGCGGAAAGTCAGGGCAAGACCTTTGTCACCACGGAACTGGCCGGGGGCGGAACCGCGACCCCCGAAACGGTCAGGATTGCCCGGGACGGCTTGCGCAATCTGCTGATCCATGCTGGGATTATGGAGGGGACGCCGAGTCGCGCGCCCAGCATCCAACTGACACAACCCGATGATGCCTGCTTTCACTTTGCCCAAACCGGTGGCTTGGTCGATTTCAAAACAGGGCTCGGGCAGCAGGTCGCTTGTGGCGATCTGATTGCGGAAATCTGGGAGCCGGGCGCGACAGGACGCGTACCGTTGCAGGTGCTTGCGCAGCGCTCCGGCCTGATGATCGCGCGCCATCACCCCGGCCTGATCCAGCCAGGCGATTGTCTGGCTGTGCTGGCGGTACAAGTCGATGCCTGA
- the gph gene encoding phosphoglycolate phosphatase (PGP is an essential enzyme in the glycolate salvage pathway in higher organisms (photorespiration in plants). Phosphoglycolate results from the oxidase activity of RubisCO in the Calvin cycle when concentrations of carbon dioxide are low relative to oxygen. This enzyme is a member of the Haloacid Dehalogenase (HAD) superfamily of aspartate-nucleophile hydrolase enzymes (PF00702).), whose amino-acid sequence MAETKQIIFDLDGTLIDSAPDLRAAMNVALGQMGRAPLDLKTVIGFIGNGVEKLVARSLVATGGSDAHTHARALDLFLQAYAKDKVNLTKPFPGVLECLDRLKGAGIPMAVCTNKPHGPANEICALMGLDGYFDVIAGAQPHIPKKPDPAPLLAVIDALGGERAGTLYVGDSAVDYETARAAQVPFRLYAHGYLNSPLPDLSAENRFDDWARVDFS is encoded by the coding sequence ATGGCCGAGACAAAGCAAATCATATTCGATCTTGACGGAACGCTGATCGACAGCGCCCCGGACCTGCGGGCGGCGATGAACGTCGCCCTGGGGCAGATGGGGCGCGCACCGCTCGATTTGAAAACGGTCATCGGCTTCATCGGCAATGGTGTTGAAAAGCTCGTTGCCCGCAGTCTTGTTGCCACAGGCGGGTCGGACGCACACACGCATGCGCGCGCGCTCGACCTGTTTCTGCAGGCCTATGCAAAGGACAAGGTGAACCTGACAAAGCCCTTTCCGGGTGTTCTTGAATGTCTTGACCGCCTGAAGGGGGCGGGCATACCGATGGCGGTGTGCACCAACAAACCGCATGGCCCGGCAAATGAGATTTGCGCCCTGATGGGGCTTGATGGCTACTTTGACGTGATTGCAGGGGCGCAGCCGCATATTCCCAAAAAACCCGACCCCGCACCGCTTCTGGCTGTGATCGACGCCCTGGGCGGGGAGCGCGCAGGCACGCTCTATGTGGGCGACAGTGCGGTTGATTATGAAACAGCCCGTGCGGCGCAGGTGCCTTTCAGGCTTTATGCGCATGGGTATCTGAACAGCCCGCTGCCGGATCTGAGTGCAGAAAATCGGTTTGACGACTGGGCGCGCGTCGATTTTTCCTAA
- a CDS encoding pyridoxal-phosphate dependent enzyme, which produces MKIVQNPYRGSGLTHPALTDMPWTAADAAAPLDLVAHCPKAAETPLQSAAALAEATGVSSVHIKDERGRMGLGSFKALGAAYVIACDAQAGEARGQTYVTASAGNHGLSVAAGAAAFGAHACVYIAQTVPEAFAERLRSHGAQVVREGAVYEDSMAAAAKAADDQGYILLSDSSWPGYSTRPHRLMEGYLILMAEAVAQMTHVPTHIFLQAGVGGLAGAAAAHARKVWGDGPVIVVVEPEHAPALAASIAAGGPVVAQGDVSAMGRLDCKEPSLIALKSLARDADCFMTITEAEGQQGAARAAQEGFASTPSGAAGLAGLLAGAGALELDETSRVLLILSEEPEPA; this is translated from the coding sequence ATGAAAATCGTTCAAAACCCATACCGAGGCTCAGGCCTGACGCACCCCGCCCTGACTGATATGCCATGGACCGCTGCGGATGCAGCCGCCCCGCTGGATCTGGTGGCGCATTGTCCCAAAGCCGCTGAAACACCGTTGCAGTCGGCGGCGGCTCTGGCCGAGGCGACTGGAGTGTCATCCGTTCACATCAAGGATGAACGGGGCCGTATGGGGCTGGGAAGCTTCAAGGCACTTGGGGCCGCCTATGTGATCGCGTGTGATGCGCAGGCCGGCGAGGCGCGCGGGCAAACCTATGTCACCGCCAGTGCCGGCAATCACGGCCTGTCGGTTGCGGCGGGGGCGGCGGCCTTTGGCGCACATGCTTGCGTTTACATTGCGCAAACGGTGCCTGAGGCCTTTGCCGAGCGGTTGCGCAGCCATGGCGCGCAGGTGGTGCGCGAGGGGGCGGTATACGAAGACAGTATGGCCGCCGCTGCAAAGGCCGCTGATGATCAGGGGTATATCCTGCTGTCAGACAGTTCATGGCCCGGATACAGCACCCGCCCGCATCGCCTGATGGAAGGGTATCTGATCCTGATGGCCGAAGCCGTTGCGCAGATGACCCATGTGCCGACGCACATCTTTTTGCAGGCCGGTGTTGGTGGTCTGGCGGGTGCTGCGGCGGCGCATGCGCGCAAGGTTTGGGGCGATGGGCCGGTCATCGTCGTGGTGGAACCGGAGCACGCGCCTGCGCTGGCTGCTTCCATTGCGGCGGGTGGCCCGGTTGTTGCGCAGGGCGATGTGTCCGCCATGGGTCGGCTGGATTGCAAGGAACCCTCGCTGATCGCGCTCAAAAGCCTTGCGCGGGATGCCGATTGTTTCATGACGATTACCGAAGCCGAAGGCCAACAAGGTGCGGCGCGTGCAGCGCAGGAGGGGTTCGCCTCGACGCCTTCGGGGGCTGCTGGCCTCGCCGGGCTTCTGGCGGGGGCAGGGGCGCTTGAACTGGACGAGACGTCGCGGGTGCTGCTGATCCTCAGCGAAGAACCCGAACCGGCGTGA
- a CDS encoding FecCD family ABC transporter permease, producing MFRAAAARSRQSAVYPVAMICGWAVLLVSLSMAVSVGAVSIPFATVWGVVLNNAFGASFEGDWSAGREAIVWDIRFPRALLACFVGAGLAMVGASLQAVTRNPLADPHLLGISAGGAFGAILALLHTGLFLGLLTVPLLAFAGALGATLLVLAVSQFAAATSADRLVLAGVAVSFIVMSMANVLIFLGDPRATHTVVFWMLGGLGLAQWDQLVFPLLILVFCGVYLRIHAENLNAMTVGDETAATLGLNVARFRLSIFFIGALITGVMVAFSGIIGFVGLMVPHIVRLIVGGDYARVLPASALLGAVFLLWADIVARTVMAPEDMPIGIVTGLAGGTFFVWLLRRRQR from the coding sequence ATGTTCAGGGCCGCCGCAGCACGCTCCCGGCAGTCTGCGGTCTACCCTGTCGCCATGATCTGCGGCTGGGCAGTTTTGTTGGTGTCGCTCAGCATGGCGGTCAGCGTGGGCGCTGTTTCAATCCCCTTTGCCACGGTCTGGGGCGTGGTGCTGAACAATGCCTTTGGTGCATCCTTCGAGGGCGATTGGTCGGCTGGGCGCGAGGCGATTGTCTGGGACATCCGCTTTCCACGCGCCCTGCTGGCCTGTTTCGTGGGTGCCGGTCTGGCGATGGTGGGCGCAAGTCTGCAAGCCGTCACGCGCAACCCGCTTGCGGATCCGCATCTGCTGGGGATTTCTGCGGGCGGGGCTTTTGGCGCCATTCTTGCGCTGCTGCACACCGGGTTGTTTCTTGGGCTGCTGACGGTGCCTCTTCTGGCCTTTGCAGGGGCCTTGGGCGCGACGCTGCTGGTGCTGGCAGTCTCGCAGTTTGCCGCCGCCACCAGTGCGGATAGGCTGGTGCTGGCCGGGGTTGCGGTTTCCTTCATCGTGATGTCGATGGCGAATGTGCTGATTTTCCTTGGTGATCCGCGCGCGACCCATACGGTCGTGTTCTGGATGCTTGGGGGCTTGGGGTTGGCGCAATGGGATCAGCTCGTCTTTCCGCTGCTCATTCTGGTTTTCTGCGGCGTCTATCTGCGCATCCATGCCGAGAACCTCAACGCCATGACGGTGGGGGATGAAACTGCCGCAACGCTGGGCCTGAATGTGGCACGCTTTCGCTTGTCGATCTTTTTCATCGGCGCGTTGATCACGGGGGTGATGGTCGCCTTTTCCGGGATCATAGGTTTTGTCGGGCTGATGGTGCCTCATATCGTGCGGTTGATCGTGGGGGGCGATTATGCGCGGGTCTTACCAGCCTCGGCTTTGCTGGGCGCGGTTTTCCTGCTTTGGGCGGATATTGTCGCGCGCACGGTCATGGCGCCCGAAGACATGCCGATCGGGATCGTGACCGGGCTTGCGGGTGGCACCTTCTTTGTCTGGTTGCTGCGCCGCAGGCAGCGTTGA
- the doeA gene encoding ectoine hydrolase DoeA (DoeA (degradation of ectoine A) is also called EutD (ectoine utilization D).): protein MPDLPFARAEYDIRLAKTRSEMARRGLEALFVTDPSNMAWLTGYDGWSFYVHQGVLLTLEGEPIWWGRAMDAVGAGLTTYLAADNIRGYDDTYVQNPDKHPMQDLARLIREEGAEGFRIGLELDNYYFTAAAYLTLQQALSGATFQDATGLVNWQRAVKSDTEIAYMRRAAAIVEHMHDVIRERAEPGIRKNDLIADIYHASISGAEGHWGDYPAIVPMAPSGMDATAPHLTWDDRPLRTGEATFFEIAGAHKRYQCPQSRTLFLGNPPQKYLDAEQAVLEAICAGLEQAKPGNRCEDIARAFNTTLNKYGFQKDSRCGYAIGLSYPPDWGERTMSFRTGDKSVLEPGMSFHFMPALWLDDGGLEITEPIVITQTGATCLCSTPRALVIKG from the coding sequence ATGCCGGATCTGCCCTTCGCCCGCGCGGAATATGACATCCGCCTTGCCAAAACCCGCAGTGAGATGGCCCGCCGGGGCCTTGAGGCGCTCTTTGTCACGGACCCCTCCAATATGGCTTGGCTGACGGGCTACGACGGATGGTCGTTCTACGTGCATCAGGGGGTTCTCCTGACCCTCGAAGGCGAGCCGATCTGGTGGGGACGCGCGATGGACGCGGTTGGCGCTGGTCTCACTACCTATTTGGCTGCGGACAATATCCGAGGCTATGATGACACCTATGTCCAGAACCCGGACAAACACCCCATGCAGGACCTCGCGCGCCTGATCCGCGAAGAGGGCGCCGAGGGCTTTCGCATCGGGCTGGAGCTGGACAATTACTATTTTACAGCCGCCGCTTATCTGACACTGCAACAGGCCCTGAGCGGCGCAACATTTCAGGACGCCACGGGTTTGGTGAACTGGCAACGCGCCGTTAAATCAGACACCGAAATCGCATACATGCGCCGCGCCGCTGCCATCGTCGAGCATATGCATGACGTGATCCGGGAGCGGGCGGAACCGGGCATACGCAAGAATGACCTGATTGCGGATATCTATCACGCGTCGATCTCCGGGGCCGAGGGGCATTGGGGCGATTATCCCGCGATTGTGCCGATGGCCCCGTCCGGCATGGATGCCACCGCCCCGCATCTGACGTGGGACGACCGCCCCCTGCGCACCGGGGAGGCCACGTTTTTCGAAATCGCCGGGGCGCACAAACGGTATCAATGCCCGCAATCCCGCACGTTATTTCTGGGCAATCCGCCGCAAAAATATCTGGACGCGGAACAGGCCGTGCTCGAAGCGATCTGCGCGGGGCTGGAGCAGGCAAAACCCGGTAACCGGTGCGAGGACATCGCACGGGCCTTCAACACAACGCTCAACAAATACGGGTTTCAAAAAGACAGCCGCTGCGGCTATGCGATCGGCTTGTCCTATCCCCCCGACTGGGGCGAGCGCACCATGTCCTTTCGCACAGGCGACAAGAGCGTGCTGGAACCGGGTATGAGTTTTCATTTCATGCCCGCGCTCTGGCTGGATGATGGCGGTCTTGAGATCACCGAGCCGATTGTCATCACGCAAACCGGCGCCACCTGCCTGTGCAGCACGCCACGCGCCTTGGTCATCAAAGGGTAG
- a CDS encoding ABC transporter substrate-binding protein yields MKTTHILSSLFITLVGTGALAQTTVQSCNRTVTFDAPPKAAISNDVNLTEMMLVLGLADRMVGYTGISGWKTLDAEMTAGVEALPELSAKYPSKEVLIGADADFFFAGWNYGMRVGGEVTPETLEPFGIKVYELTESCIHVGEKAAVSMEDMYADLLNLGAIFNVSEKAEALVAGYRAELDSFTASLSPLSTPPRVFVYDSGEDVPFTAGRYAMPNALIEAAGGVNIMNDLEKSWATVGWEAVVERNPEVIVIVNYGDVTAEQKRDFMMSNPAFAELDAVRNDRFVTLEYVEATPGPRNIAAVKTLAAAFRAQ; encoded by the coding sequence ATGAAAACGACACATATCCTCTCTTCCCTCTTCATCACGCTTGTGGGCACCGGCGCGCTGGCGCAGACAACGGTGCAAAGCTGCAATCGAACCGTCACCTTCGACGCGCCGCCGAAGGCTGCAATTTCCAATGACGTCAACCTGACCGAGATGATGCTGGTCCTTGGGCTGGCGGACCGGATGGTGGGCTATACCGGTATCTCCGGCTGGAAAACGCTGGATGCGGAAATGACCGCAGGCGTCGAAGCCTTGCCAGAATTATCCGCCAAATACCCCAGCAAGGAAGTGCTGATCGGGGCGGACGCTGATTTCTTCTTTGCGGGGTGGAACTATGGCATGCGGGTCGGCGGCGAAGTGACCCCCGAGACGCTGGAGCCCTTTGGCATCAAGGTATACGAGCTGACCGAAAGCTGCATTCACGTTGGTGAGAAAGCCGCCGTCAGCATGGAAGATATGTATGCCGATCTGCTGAACCTCGGCGCGATCTTTAACGTATCCGAAAAGGCGGAGGCACTGGTCGCAGGCTACCGCGCGGAACTGGACAGCTTCACCGCGTCATTGTCGCCGCTCAGCACCCCGCCGCGTGTTTTTGTCTATGACAGCGGCGAAGACGTGCCTTTTACCGCCGGGCGCTATGCGATGCCGAATGCGTTGATCGAGGCCGCGGGCGGCGTGAACATAATGAATGATCTGGAAAAAAGCTGGGCGACGGTAGGCTGGGAAGCCGTCGTTGAACGCAATCCCGAGGTCATCGTGATCGTCAATTACGGGGACGTCACCGCCGAACAGAAGCGCGACTTCATGATGTCAAACCCGGCTTTCGCGGAATTGGACGCGGTGCGCAACGACCGTTTCGTGACGCTTGAGTATGTGGAGGCCACGCCGGGGCCGCGCAACATCGCCGCCGTCAAGACACTTGCCGCCGCCTTCCGGGCGCAGTGA
- a CDS encoding AEC family transporter, protein MQTLLDVILPVFLVIGFGYVAVWKGLFPISGIDGVMRFTQGFAIPCLLFKAIAEIDLGSSFDPGLLVSFYAGATTCFFAGMTGARLLFKRDWEDCVAIGFCCLFSNSVLLGLPITERAYGAEALTGNFAIVALHSPFCYGLGITVMEITRNRGKSPLLMARSVGRAMFRNGLVIGIALGFLVNVTGMPIPSVVNDALSLIIQAALPAALFALGGVLIQYKPEGDLRAIAMVCVIALILHPALMWGFGTTLSVPPDAFRSGVLTAAMAPGFNAYIFANMYGRARRIAASSVLLATLGSILTVWVWLMLLQGV, encoded by the coding sequence ATGCAAACCCTTCTTGATGTCATCCTGCCCGTCTTTCTCGTAATCGGGTTCGGGTATGTGGCTGTGTGGAAGGGGCTTTTCCCGATCTCAGGCATTGATGGGGTCATGCGCTTTACCCAAGGTTTCGCGATCCCCTGCCTGCTGTTCAAGGCCATCGCGGAAATTGATCTGGGCAGTTCGTTTGATCCCGGTCTGCTGGTCAGTTTCTATGCCGGGGCGACCACATGCTTTTTCGCGGGGATGACCGGTGCGCGCCTGTTGTTCAAACGCGACTGGGAAGACTGTGTGGCCATCGGCTTTTGCTGTCTTTTTTCAAATTCGGTGCTGCTGGGCCTGCCGATCACGGAGCGCGCTTACGGGGCCGAAGCGCTCACCGGAAACTTTGCCATTGTCGCGCTGCATTCGCCCTTTTGCTACGGCCTTGGCATCACCGTGATGGAGATCACCCGCAACCGGGGTAAATCCCCGCTGCTGATGGCCCGTTCAGTGGGGCGGGCGATGTTTCGCAACGGGCTGGTCATCGGGATTGCGCTGGGGTTTTTGGTCAATGTCACGGGGATGCCGATCCCCAGTGTGGTCAATGACGCGCTGTCACTGATCATTCAGGCGGCGTTGCCTGCGGCCCTTTTCGCCTTGGGCGGTGTGTTGATACAATACAAACCCGAGGGCGATCTGCGTGCCATTGCCATGGTTTGTGTCATTGCTCTGATCCTGCACCCGGCGCTGATGTGGGGGTTTGGTACCACGCTTTCCGTGCCTCCGGATGCGTTCCGCTCGGGCGTGCTGACGGCGGCCATGGCGCCCGGGTTCAATGCCTATATCTTTGCCAATATGTACGGACGCGCCCGACGGATCGCAGCATCATCCGTGCTGCTGGCGACGCTTGGGTCAATCCTGACCGTCTGGGTCTGGTTGATGCTGTTGCAGGGCGTCTGA
- a CDS encoding ABC transporter ATP-binding protein, with protein sequence MNATDIVAQNISWAPRRKEPLLLHPTSFRAKAGSVMGVVGPNGAGKSTLLRLLYRYQAPLSGQIRIGGDDIWSIPPRAAARKVAAVLQEQPSSFGLTVREIVTLGRAPHRLGFATAGAKDAQIVEAALETLNLSDLADRDLVNLSGGERQRVMVARALAQEPQVLVLDEPTNHLDIRHQLEVLALIRALDVTIIVSLHDLNVAADACDTILLLENGHTRGVGPPDAVLTAHRVSDVFAVEARAEQLSPSKAKHLSFHLPH encoded by the coding sequence ATGAACGCCACGGACATTGTCGCGCAGAACATCAGCTGGGCGCCGCGCCGCAAAGAGCCGCTCTTGCTGCACCCAACCAGTTTTCGCGCCAAAGCCGGCAGCGTGATGGGCGTTGTCGGTCCAAATGGGGCGGGTAAATCAACCCTGTTGCGTCTGCTTTACCGGTATCAGGCGCCCCTGAGTGGTCAGATCAGGATCGGCGGAGACGACATCTGGTCGATCCCGCCGCGCGCCGCTGCGCGAAAGGTGGCGGCGGTTTTGCAGGAACAGCCGTCGTCCTTTGGACTGACAGTGCGCGAAATCGTGACGCTGGGTCGCGCGCCGCACCGCCTTGGGTTTGCCACCGCAGGCGCAAAGGATGCGCAGATCGTGGAAGCCGCGCTTGAGACGCTGAACCTGAGCGATCTGGCGGATCGGGACCTCGTCAACCTGTCGGGCGGTGAACGCCAGCGGGTCATGGTGGCCCGCGCCCTTGCGCAAGAGCCGCAGGTGCTCGTGCTGGATGAGCCGACCAACCATCTGGACATCCGCCATCAGCTTGAGGTGCTCGCCCTCATTCGCGCGCTGGATGTGACGATCATCGTCTCTCTGCACGATTTGAATGTCGCGGCGGATGCCTGCGATACCATTCTGCTGCTCGAAAACGGACACACGCGTGGCGTGGGGCCGCCTGATGCGGTGCTTACTGCGCATCGTGTTTCGGACGTCTTTGCCGTCGAGGCGCGCGCAGAGCAGCTCAGCCCCAGCAAGGCCAAACACTTATCCTTCCATCTTCCGCATTAA
- a CDS encoding maleate cis-trans isomerase family protein: MSPHRFSYTLSEPVGARLGLIVLQSDETIEGDMRRLLPFDAQFMVSRVPSDSEVTCDTLALMEQYLSAAAALFPQGLQFDVMGYGCTSGTAQIGVEKVAARLRDSLETRAVTQPLSSLLAACEYLGLKRLALLSPYVAAVSDTLRAALRENGITTDVVGSFDVGTEADVVRIDPAAVQGAAITLMENADVDGLFLSCTNLRTLDVIDPLETRLGLPVLSSNQVLAWHMMRLAGLRAPPHAPGQLFAQMRASDALQQHQPDPDGQD, translated from the coding sequence ATGAGCCCGCATCGCTTTTCATATACCCTGAGTGAGCCGGTTGGCGCGCGGCTTGGGTTGATCGTGCTGCAATCCGACGAAACCATCGAGGGGGACATGCGCCGCCTGCTGCCTTTTGACGCGCAATTCATGGTCAGCCGCGTGCCTTCCGACAGTGAAGTAACCTGCGACACGCTGGCTTTGATGGAGCAGTATCTGAGTGCCGCTGCAGCGCTTTTTCCCCAAGGCCTGCAATTTGATGTCATGGGTTATGGCTGCACCTCCGGCACTGCCCAGATCGGGGTCGAAAAGGTCGCCGCGCGCCTGCGCGACAGTCTTGAGACCCGCGCGGTGACGCAGCCGCTTTCAAGCCTGCTTGCAGCCTGCGAATACCTCGGGCTGAAGCGACTGGCGCTGTTGTCGCCCTATGTTGCGGCAGTGTCTGATACTTTACGCGCGGCGTTGCGCGAAAACGGTATCACAACGGATGTGGTCGGCAGCTTTGACGTCGGCACCGAAGCCGACGTCGTGCGCATAGATCCCGCCGCCGTGCAAGGCGCTGCGATCACCCTGATGGAAAATGCTGATGTCGACGGGCTGTTTCTGTCTTGCACGAACCTGCGCACACTGGACGTGATTGACCCCCTCGAAACGCGCCTTGGCCTGCCGGTCCTCAGCAGCAATCAGGTCTTGGCGTGGCATATGATGCGCCTTGCCGGCCTGCGCGCCCCGCCACATGCACCGGGGCAGCTTTTTGCGCAGATGCGCGCCTCAGACGCCCTGCAACAGCATCAACCAGACCCAGACGGTCAGGATTGA
- a CDS encoding M24 family metallopeptidase, giving the protein MAEADIAALLLTTEADVRYITGFMTRFWESPTRPWFVIVPAQGDPIAVIPSIGVALMHSTWISDIRSWRAPNYEDDGVSLLAETLCEVAPRGGRIAVPGGGGTHLRMPLQDWQRLQVVTTGRTFVDDADLMAAQRMVKSEAEIARIASACRVAERAFSRVPEIASAGIALRDVFRRFQMLCLDEGADWVPYLAGGAGPGGVRDVISPATDDPLQAGDVLMLDTGLMHDGYFCDFDRNFSIGPPSPATISAHARLIEATRAAFDVARAGCTAADLFKVMDDIVTDGQGGSDAGRLGHGLGLQLTEPPSLIAQDHTVLRAGMVLTLEPGIDLDDGRILVHEENIVIREDGAQWLSTPAGPEMTVLRP; this is encoded by the coding sequence ATGGCCGAGGCCGATATCGCCGCTTTGTTGCTCACCACCGAGGCGGATGTGCGCTATATCACGGGCTTCATGACCCGGTTTTGGGAAAGCCCGACGCGGCCCTGGTTCGTGATTGTCCCGGCGCAGGGTGATCCGATTGCGGTGATCCCGTCTATCGGCGTTGCGCTGATGCACTCCACATGGATCAGCGACATCCGCAGTTGGCGCGCGCCGAATTACGAAGATGATGGGGTGTCACTGCTGGCCGAAACCCTGTGCGAGGTTGCCCCCAGGGGCGGGCGTATCGCTGTGCCCGGGGGTGGGGGTACGCATCTGCGGATGCCTCTGCAGGACTGGCAGCGCCTGCAGGTCGTCACCACGGGGCGAACCTTTGTGGATGACGCTGATCTGATGGCCGCCCAGCGGATGGTCAAATCGGAAGCGGAGATCGCCCGTATTGCCAGCGCCTGCCGCGTGGCGGAGCGCGCCTTTTCCCGCGTGCCCGAGATCGCATCGGCGGGCATAGCCCTGCGCGATGTGTTCCGCCGGTTTCAGATGCTCTGTCTGGACGAGGGGGCCGATTGGGTGCCTTATCTGGCCGGGGGCGCGGGGCCGGGCGGGGTGCGCGATGTGATTTCGCCCGCAACGGACGACCCGTTGCAAGCGGGCGATGTTCTGATGCTGGACACGGGATTGATGCATGATGGGTATTTCTGTGACTTTGACCGCAATTTTTCGATCGGGCCGCCGTCGCCTGCAACGATCTCGGCCCATGCGCGCCTGATCGAGGCAACACGGGCGGCTTTTGACGTCGCCCGGGCTGGCTGCACCGCCGCTGACCTTTTCAAGGTGATGGATGACATCGTGACGGACGGGCAGGGCGGATCGGATGCGGGGCGGCTTGGTCACGGGCTTGGCCTGCAACTGACTGAACCGCCTTCGCTGATCGCGCAGGATCACACGGTGCTACGGGCCGGTATGGTGCTGACGCTGGAGCCGGGTATTGATCTGGACGACGGGCGCATCCTTGTGCATGAGGAAAACATCGTGATCCGGGAGGACGGCGCGCAGTGGCTCTCGACGCCGGCGGGTCCTGAAATGACGGTTCTGCGCCCATGA
- a CDS encoding DUF1636 family protein: MGTPTHRITICTSCRHKGTDCKPGYELIARLRAAIAAAGDSVSGEFEISGVACMAGCDRPCTVAYHGTRKATYLFGDIEADADIADLVRFARDYALLEDGWCSSVDRPGKLRKTTLARVPAAIIALEVSDVRVS, from the coding sequence ATGGGAACACCGACACATAGAATAACAATCTGCACATCCTGCCGACACAAGGGCACCGACTGCAAACCTGGCTATGAATTGATTGCCAGACTGCGCGCGGCCATTGCTGCTGCGGGCGACAGCGTGAGCGGAGAATTCGAGATTTCCGGCGTGGCCTGCATGGCGGGCTGTGATCGCCCCTGCACGGTTGCCTATCACGGCACGCGCAAGGCGACCTATCTTTTTGGCGACATCGAGGCGGATGCGGATATCGCTGATCTGGTTCGTTTTGCACGTGATTACGCACTGCTGGAGGACGGATGGTGTTCGTCGGTTGATCGTCCCGGCAAATTACGCAAAACCACGCTTGCGCGCGTGCCTGCGGCCATCATCGCGCTTGAAGTCAGCGATGTGCGTGTCTCATGA